TGAACTTCACTGCTGCTCACCGTCACCACAGAGTCACTTTCACCTGCACTATAACCTACCAGATACTGGACAAGAACAAAACAGCACAGGACAGCATCACATTACATGTCCAGTGTAAGTGATGCTTTATATCTGTTTTGACTTGTCAATCAtgttattgtaaattatattcTGTGGCTAAAAACACATCAGTTTCTGTACTTCCCTCTTgagtttgtaatattttaatgtctaTTGTACTTGGTGCTTTGCTTTACTGACACTTATTAGCACTTTAGTTGAAGCATAatctaaaatgaatgaataaaaccTTCATTAGTTAAATCTAATGTAGAGCCAGGAACTAATACAGAAAACAAATCTCAGCTAGTGTCTGAATGTAAACTAAAATGAGTCATTAATATGTAAGCCATCTTCAGTGATTGTAAGCAATGTGAACTACAATAGAAAAGTTACTAAGAAAAGGTTCCAGTAGTTCTGCACAGACGTTTCTCGATCTTTCTCTCTATTAGATGCTCCTCAAATCTCCACTTCCTCCAGCTGTGTCAGTGGGGATGTAACTGAGTGTTTCTGTGAGGTTGATGGGAATCCCTCTCCTGAACTGGAGTGGCATCTGTCTGGACGTCCTGTCACTAACTCTTCAGACACGTTCATCAGTGAAGAGCGATTGAGCAGCACAGTCTTGAGGAGCTCCATCACTCTACATcagtcactcacacacacatctctGCAGTGTGTCGGCAGCAACACTCATGGCACTGCAAGAAAACTGTTTCAACTGAATCTCTCTCCTTTGCAGTGTACAGGTAATGTCTCCTCtgaactaaaattaaattaaacaaaaaagtttTCTACCAATAAATATTCAAGTAGAACACAGATTCAtcctttattattttcaatcaaTTTATGCATTTGCAGaattttcattactgaatgaactAATGTTTTAACAACTATGACAGTATTAGGACTCtctgttttctctctttctactgtgacttatattaatatttctgttttatggGCATATTGTGTATTTTTAGATTATAAACAGGTTACAGTTTCCCTCCTGATCATATTAATGCTGATTCTGGTTTTGTACGCTCTGACTGTTGGACTTGGAATCTACAAAATTAGACAGTAAGTCCAGAGACGTCATGCCCATTCAAACCAAGACACGTGCCCAATCAGAATTTTCAACTAAATGAATTATGAATGCAACTGCCAAAAGACTTGATTTAtaagtattaaaggtgcagtaagcaatttctgagaaacactttTGATATCTGAAATCAATCCAAACAAccacacccctcccttcattgctccacccCAAAATGCATGATCTCacaatgcaagagtggatgtctcttTATAGGTCAAATTCACTGAATAGTTAATCTTTTAATGACACGtgtatacatatttatttaaatggcaGAAAATGTGCTAAGGAATGTTTGTCACATGTGCAGCATGTTTCTCTGAAGGACTAAAGAGAACAGCCTCTTATTCCCAAAATGTGCTTCCAAACACAGGGATAAGGAGCAGTTACTGTGAAAACGTAGATAaagttttattataaatgataataGTTAAAAATAGTTAGGAATGGGAATAGTTAAATAGGCAATAAAAGAGGTTTCTGCTGCTTTCCATACTTGAAAATGCAGGGCGATCACTGATAGTCCAGTTTAGTTGCAATTTTGCTTGGtttgttataaaaatatatattacatcaAGATTTGAAACCGGCCACCCATAAAATTACACCATGTGACCATCATGACTCACagtctagtctcgtgtatactacatttagttaaagaggctaaactgcctccctgccataaatatggtagaaccatcacttctaccactaaagatcgctttataaataaccttcctgatcagtttcatcgccttagcataccagacagcttagaagacctcgatgttgcaacagaaactattgcctctgtcttttccagcacattagattcagttgctcctttgcgtttaaaaaagattaaggaatttaatccaatgccatggtacagtgagcacactcgggccctaaaaacagcagctagaaaaatggagcgcagctggaagaaaacaaaactagaagtatttcgcatttcgtggagagagaaaatgattgagtacagaaaggccttaaaaactgctagatctgcctatttttctaaactcttagaagaaaataaacacaaccctaggtatttatttgatacagtggctaaattaaccagaaataaagcttcaacttctgatgtttccaaagagcacagcagtaatgactttatgaacttctttacttgcaagattgataatattagagagaaaattataaccatgcaaccgtctactacagtatcgtgtcagacattgcattgtagtgtccctgaggaaaaattcatttcatttactgctttaggagaggaagaattgtctaaacttgttaaatcatcaaaatcaacaacatgtatgttagaccctataccaactaagctattgaaagagatgcttccagaagtcatagatccccttcttaatatttttaattcatctttgtcattaggatacgtaccaaaaacttttaagctggctattattaaacctcttattaaaaaaccacaactagatcctaaagaattagtcaattacaggccgatctcaaatcttacttttctgtcaaaaatactagaaaaggcagtttcatcacaactatgttcctttttagaaagaaataatatctgtgaggatttccagtcaggatttagaccgtaccatagtactgagactgctctcattagagttactaatgatttgctcttatcatcagatcgtggttgtatctctctattagtgttactggatcttagtgctgcatttgacactatcgatcacaatattctcttaaatagacttgaaaattatgttggcattagtggaattgcattggcatggttcaaatcatacttatctgaccattatcagtttgtagtagtaaacgatgagatatcatatcgatcacaagttaaatatggagtaccgcaaggctcagtactaggaccattgcttttcactctgtacatgctacccttgggagatatcattaggaagcatggcgttagttttcattgttacgctgatgatactcagctctatatttcttcacgccctgacgaaacttaccaattcacaaaattaacagaatgcatagctgatataaaaaactggatgaccagtaatttcctactactaaattcagaaaaaacagagattctaatttttggaccaaaaacttcttcacgtaataaccatagactgtaaaaaaaatatggacgtagcgtccgtgacgtcacccatagagttctgaacagcagttttgacgcctaaatgaggccgcggccatcttagctgcgcgtcaccgcacgtcactcccggataactgaaaatgggcaaagaggcggggaggtggtttgagctgatatgactggttgctgaaaccacgcctgcctagctcgacgtgaccatgttagcagcaaaggagctatatatctatctaagatacgatctaaaatattaatgaagataagttttatcatcagaacgttctaaaggtttactgtcaatctacggtgttttttaagatatagatgctccaacaccagtagtgttggttgtgcaaataacaacatggaaaatcaaatgggacttcatacctttataatgaaatagagatcgcgagatgaatccaatccgtggcacttgggtaaaatatgaatgtccattgcaaaacaaaaaaacatgtcacatttcttctgaatgatctgctctctgtcatcgttcttcaagaaaggatgcaatctgagcagcgatcgtatctaacaaacaaatgagcctgtgtccaaagtatatttttttcaaaatagtgcagcagttttagttataatatccaagcagtgctgtctgattttgatatcctcccgccattgtcattgcagtaaatctcacaaccaaaactttcagccaatgccacgatccaacaacgtgtgttctgtgtctcttccccatgcatgcacatctacacagacacacatcagtctcgaatattatgcagcaagccatattttataattgtataaaataatcgagcacaaatacggctgagatgccaaattcagcggcagctgaggtaacatgacggctcacagacagcagcgcaatatacctgtcactcaagtgaccacgcccttaattatgcagaactttaaggcttaatataatttaaacggataagttataaaaaaattcacccccctcagagttgtcatgaagggcaaaaatagcagtatagaccaaaaccacaatttgaaccaacttgtaaacatgtttttttctgctataaacttggccaatttaacatgggactctatgagattctgctctcttttggagcctgtccctagcggccagtcgatgaatcgcagtttaagttacttccgtattggcttcacgagagaaacggggaggttgccgcttggtaataacctagaatactgtataacacttgatggctgctctgttaagtcttcgtcgtcagctaggaacctgggtgtgctctttgataccaatctttcatttgaaggccatgttactagcatctgtaaaaccgctttcttccatcttaaaaatatatctaaactacgacatatgctctcaatgaagaatgcagaacagttagttcatgcgttcatgacctcaaggttagattactgtaacgctctactgggtggttgttcctcccgcttgataaataaactacagctcgtacaaaatgcagcagctagagtccttactagaactaggaagtatgaccatattagcccagttctgtcgtcactgcattggtttcctgttaaacatcatatagattttaaaatcttgttaattacttacaaagcactaaatggtttagcccccaagtacctaagcgagctcttaatgcattatagtccttcacgtttattgcgatctcagaattcaggccagctgataatacctagaatatcgaaatcaactgcaggcggtagatccttctcttatttggcacctaaactgtggaacaaccttcctagcattgttcgggatgcagacacactctgtcagtttaaatctagactaaaaacgcatctctttaacctggcatacacataacacattatatatttatattttcaaatccgttaaaggattattaggctgcataaattagttcagccggaaccgggaacacttcctataacaccagatgtacttgttacatcagaaaaagaatggcatctacgctaatattagtctttctgtttatcccgaggtttaccgtagtcaaccggattcgGGGCCGTTTCCAGATGAGACCGATGACCggtgccttgacacgaccacaacgcagccctgtatcagcagagatcgagtcgactagatcatccattgtgaagacatcatcaacacgacagccagtgccacagtttcctcaaaattataatcacgattattaatcatgtttattctatcaaaagagtaatgtaactatggctattttgcaagttctttaccaacctacacttcacccaaaaggcctgtaggtggcacaaagacttaaatttaaccaactatgataacttcgttagatggtaaatcaatacaaaacatggttttggtgagcggtttgtaatatgtattcacattagattttaaagcaacacaattcgtttgcaataagacaaaccagattcaaattgccaaagcaaagaaaaatcatttctagctgatcaacattatgaaaactggtaaaacctttaggaacttcaaaagatataACTGTGaaattcctaatattacttccaatatttccaaattatgttcattttcatagagcgggccaatatcgtgatgattatttaaaatcaattgagagaagcagatatcgttatcgtgataaaatacgattaatcgtgcagccctaatttaatttaatttgacttgacatttgatattcaacagtatccttgacatttattcaacagtgcttttgatctgcctgcattgacactattctttaaaaggaaaaattatatactaattatcaatgtaaagctgctttgacacaatctgcattgtaaaaagcactatataaatgaaggtgacttgacttgacatgacAGTGTTACAGGAAGAGAGTCAGATCTGTCACTGGTGtctcatccaaaaaaaaaaaagtgcatcaaaTAGTAAGAATGCATTTCTATAGAAAGATATTATAATGGACTAAACGCTAGTAACCTAATATCCTTTGTTTCCAGATTGTCCACCAAGCTGAAGGTGAGTCTTCTTTGTTATAAGGCCTGGATGTAGTAAGGTATGATATAggttgatgaagatgatgatgatgatgaagatgatgatgatgatgatgatgagagtgtttttgttttcaggCTCAGAATGAGGCAGCAGACACATATGCTTCTCTTCAGCTCTCTGCTCCACCCTCTGAATATGAAACTTTGAACATTAAGAGAGATGACAcacaataaacaacaaatacagggagtgcagaattattaggcaagttgattttctgatcatatttttttcccaagcacattttaccaattccaatccacatcaatcttaataactactattaatattgtttttaatcatttataagtgatatttaattgttcatgaaggctggaaatgaaaaatgccttatattcaggtgtgcagaattattaggcaagttttcttttacaggcaaaatgagccaaaaaagagatttaactcagactgaaaagtcaaaaattattaaatactcatgagaaggacgcaatactaatgcaatactagaaattgcaaagttaaagcatgaccaagggacagcaaaatgctcattgggtcagcggggtcagacaaaaacaggtggaaaagaaaagacacatgttaactgcaaaataattaagaattaaggtgaagaattaagtgtgaaaccatcaggaaccctttagtctccagcgccaccattttccagagctgcaacctacctggagtctccagaagtgcaaggtgttaggatctcagagacttaggttagctaaagaatcctaaaaaatgacctgcacttgataagaatcacaagctgaagtgttataaaatacatgaagactgggttttaatagggcttatagacagacagcttgagaatgactcctgatggaccagcaccacatcctcttgtaccactgtttgaagaatttatccagaatctggcagtaaggtgtttgagttcacttttagtccatctcttatcctgaaatgtctgtcttgcagagatggactaaaaatgatcttccaaaacttactgccagattctggaagataaattcttcaaacagtggtacaagaggatgtggtgctggtccttcaggagtcactctcaagctgtctgtttataaggcctataaaaacccagtcttcatgtattttataacacttcagcttgtgattcttatcaagtgcaggtcattttttaggattttttagctaacctaagtctctgagatcctaacaccttgcacttctggagactccaggtaggttgcagctctggaaaatggtggcgctggagactaaagggttcctgatggtttcacacataattcttaattattttgcagttaacgtgtcttttcttttccacttgtttttgtctgaccccgctgacccaatgagcattttgctgtcccttggtcatgctttaactttgcaatttctagtattgcattagtattgcgtccttctcatgagtatttaataatttttgacttttcagtctgagttaaatctcttttttggctcattttgcctgtaaaagaaaacttgcctaataattctgcacacctgaatataaggcatttttcatttccagccttcatgaacaattatatatcacttataaatgattaaaaacaatattaatagtagttattaagattgatgtggattggaattggtaaaatgtgcttgggaaaaaaatatgatcagaaaatcaacttgcctaataattctgcactccctgtacacattttatctcttttttgttttcttcagtCAGTTGTTCTTTCAGGATTTATACAATGCATGcatttccacacacacacacacacacacaaaaaaactaaatacacattaaaaaacataaaaacccaACTAATTTCACATGGATCCCATGTTGGATTCATTACAAAAGCATGAAGACCAAGCCTCACTGGcaacaaatatgcattttatgtaatattttatggAAATCTGTTTAGttgtttgaaataaatatttattttcccaTTCAAGCACATTTGCTATTTGCttgtcagaaaaaaaaggtttagATGGCTTGATTTGATAGATTCTGTGTCCCATTTTGCCTACTTATACTATGTcgtaaaagtatgtactctttttgTAAACAAAAACTGGCCCCCTTTTTCTTTAattactatgtactaacatttatgTTTGGTGTACTATGATTTGGGACACACTACTTCAAATCTCAACTATttaagaaagagaaaaatagcaaacaaaaaaaagtatatttggATGTattctaatttttatttaatctaatatctaatttttgtctttttgtggACTTTTATGGACTGtctggaaaaacaaaaacttcttTGTCTTGTAAAGTTCCCATTTATTACCATTAAGTTAATGCAtgagttaacatgaactaacaatgagcaatatatttattaatctttcttAATGTCAGTAAAAAATGTAACTGTTCaattgtgtgtgcgtgtgtgtgtgtgtgtgtgtatgtatgtgttgtaaaataataaactaCATGTGTCTTTTTGTACTCTTCTTTTGGTTTTGGATACTGCAGCTTTTCCCCATGATTCAGGCTTTTGCTTTCTAAAGATTATAGccataaataaatgcttttaagAAGTTAACATTCTTTTTCAAATTCCAGATATGGAGAAATGTCACAACACAGTTGTATTTTCTCATCTGAGCAACATATTCGAAATATATCTAAAAACCTAAATGCTGAAAGAATGCTGCTTTGTATCAAACCACCCATGTTCAGTCAGCGGTGTAGTGTGAATTCTGTCAGTAAATCACTGGTGGAGGTGCAGAGCAGTGATGTAGTGCAGATCTTGATGGAGTTGTAAGTTGTATTGCATCAAGTGGAGACAGTATGAATTCCAGTCTGAAGTGAGTGAGAATCTCTATGTCCTACTGACTCCAAACAGCTGAACTGAATTTTTTTCTTAGATTATTGAATTCACCAATGCAGTTTCCACCACATCTTTATTAGGAAAACATCGCAAGAAGATCTCCAGTCCTGTCATGATGcgtcattatattattatgtaaaaatataaaagcttTTTAAAGTGCTTCACAGTGTTTATCTGTGAATTTTCAGGAAATTCAGTAATGATTTAATTTAGTTATTAAGTTGGGATAGAAAGTAAATGGCCAGTTCATGTCTACATTGAGCtaatatgcatatatacatatatatatatatatatatatatatatatatatatatatatatatatacacactatttCCCTTTTCTGTTCAAAGATATGATTACGCTGTATCAGATGTTTTTGGGTTAAGAAAAAATTAAGCTCTTCTTAGTATATGAATGCTGAGCAGGAAACTGTAGGAActgtcacatttattttttaataccgGAATAACAGCACCTGAATATGTCTTAAAGTTTAAATCTTGAAGTACAGTATAATCAGTTTACTAAATTATTGATATATAATGTCGCTCTGTCTGTGAAATGTTGATGGTGGATACAGGAAGTTGTTCAGTAGCTGTCAGTCAGTatatcatgttcacacagcgcagtTTCACTCAGTCTCAAATCATCGACAGACGCCAAAATACAGAACTTGGAGTCCTTGCAAGTCTTGAACTCTTTTTATTCTTCTTTAGATGTTTCTTCAGACGTGTTGATCAGTTTATTGAGCTGCTGTGAGTTCATAAATATGTTTCAGTATAATTACTAAAATGATCAGTTTACATTACTTTGAGGAGCTAAATTTATGATTTCTATGAGTTTAtttggcaacactttacaattaggtttcattagttaacattagttaatgtgataactaacatgaattaacaatgagcaatacatttgttactgtatttattatttgttaatgttagttaataaaaatatagttgttcattgtttgttcatgttagttcgcAGTGCATTATAATGTTACCAAATACTTTTGATTTCAAGAAGGtatgagtaaatgttgaaatgaatattacgattaataaatgctgaagtattgttcattcttagttcatgttaactaaagtagttaaagGTAGGctatagtccacccaaaaataaaaattctgtcatcatttactcaccctcaagttgttccaaacctgtataaatttctttgttctgttgaacacaaaggaagatattttgaagaatgtgagaaactgaacagttttggggcaccagtgacttccatagtagttttttttcctactatggaagtcaatgatgCCCCAAAgcggcctggttacaaactttcttcaaaatatcttcctttgtgaaATTTATActgatttggaacaacttgggagtgagtaaatgatgacagaattttcatttttgggtgaactatccctttaactaatgttaactactaaaaacttactgtaaagtgttcatttttagtttattaaccatttatttttgtaatttgtgtAGATTTACAAGTGTGTTTCTCCACAGGACTGAGCGTCTGTTAATGAAGAGATGAACACTGTAGAGAAAACGattcttttctcttttctgcTACAAGGTGTGGTTTCCTTTCAATTCttcacatcttttttttttgaacaacaAAAGTGTGACGTGAATGAATGTGAATTGTGTGTGCTAAACTGTTATTCTGTCTATATGATACTATGTTGCTTCAGATAGTTTACTTAAGAACATTTAATGATCTGCTTATGTTTACCCTTTTAATAATGACCCTGTAATGCAAATTAATGTTTTgtaatgggaaaaaaataataactttgTTTGTAGCATTTTGTATAACAACAGAAATGTGTTTGTCTCTCTGAATGCTTCAGTGTTTGTTTCTGCttgtgactgaatgattttcatCATGTGTGTTGAAGGTGTTTGCTGTAGAGATTTCAGCATCAGTCTGCCGGAGAAGATTGAAGCTCTCAGTGGATCATGTGTGATCATAAAGTGCACATTTGAGATTGAGGCCAAATATGACACAAACCTCACTGAGAGTGATGCTACAGGATTGTGGCTCAAAGATGAAACTGATGTGAATATCAATCTAGTGTTTAACTCCAGAGATCCCAAACATAATCCCTTTAAAGGGAAAATAACTGGAAAACTACATGAGAAGAACTGCACCACTGTCTTTTATAATGTTAGTTCAAATcataatggtaaatattactTCAGGATTGAGAGTGGTGCTCTGAAATACAcctacactgaaaaaaacaaaaaaaaattctccacTATAAATGTCATTGGTGAGTGATTTGagaactttatttataaatgaatgttaaattattattattatttttttttttgttgtttttgtcatgcCATCATTGTCACTTGATcttgtatttgtgtgtatttcaGAGTCTCCTCCCAAACGAACAGTGAAGCTGTATGTGGAGCAGAAGGAGGTTCAGGATCAGGAGGAGGTGTTGGAGGGGAGCTCTGTGAGTCTGCGCTGCTCTGCTGAGACTCTCTGCTCCTCTCCTCCACCAACTCTCACATGGAGCTCCACTCCCAGAATCCCCCTCAATGAGAGCAGCAGACAACAGGAGCTCATCTCTGATCTGAACTTCACTGCTGCTCACCGTCACCACAGAGTCACTTTCACCTGCACTATAACCTACCAGATACTGGACAAGAACAAAACAGCACAGGACAGCATCACATTACATGTTCAGTGTAGGATGTTTTTGTGGCTTCAGTTCTTTTCTCTTCTACAAGAAgttaataatgtataatatcattctttcttttttcagatgCCCCTAAAATCTCTCCCTCCTCCAGTTGTAACAGAACTGATGTAACTGAGTGTTTCTGTGAGGTTGATGGGAATCCCTCTCCTGAACTGGAGTGGCATCTGTCTGGACGTCCTGTCACTAACTCTTCAGACACGTTCATTAGTGAAGAGCGATTGAGCAGCACAGTCTTGAGGAGCTCCATCACTCTACATcagtcactcacacacacatctctGCAGTGTGTCGGCAACAACACTCATGGCACTGAAAGAAAACTGTTTCAATTGCTTCCCTCTGTTTCACGTGAGTTTCAGTTCTGTGATTCATCCcatagaacacaaattaagtatgggcctgtcccaaatggcacacttgaTGTGCTCTTGCGGTCTTGTTGACTTACAGTGGCCGCTGTGCGTGTGTCTGTTAAGTCCACAAGATATGTCCCAttgttattttaggtttcagaagggtgaTTGTGAGCGCCTCCTTTGGCGATCGATATGCGTCCTCGATGTACACATTTTCTGAGCCTGTAATCCAGAGATCTACACAGCAGACTTCTTCTGAACAGTCAAAATGGCATTATGTCACAAAAGTGTGGACTCAGAGGAAAATCGCGAGGGCTTAGGGTTCAATTTGGGACAGGGTCTATCTCTATCCATCCCACCCATTCTCCATATCACTTATCCTCTGCAGGGTTTTGGGAAATTGAGTATCTGTCAACCAATGATTAGTAAATGAAAAAAGTCGTAACAGCATCAGTCATTAATGCTAATGCTAATCTCTCACTTTTTTATATCGTTCTAT
Above is a genomic segment from Megalobrama amblycephala isolate DHTTF-2021 linkage group LG14, ASM1881202v1, whole genome shotgun sequence containing:
- the LOC125245504 gene encoding myelin-associated glycoprotein-like — protein: MNTVEKTILFSFLLQGVCCRDFSISLPEKIEALSGSCVIIKCTFEIEAKYDTNLTESDATGLWLKDETDVNINLVFNSRDPKHNPFKGKITGKLHEKNCTTVFYNVSSNHNGKYYFRIESGALKYTYTEKNKKKFSTINVIESPPKRTVKLYVEQKEVQDQEEVLEGSSVSLRCSAETLCSSPPPTLTWSSTPRIPLNESSRQQELISDLNFTAAHRHHRVTFTCTITYQILDKNKTAQDSITLHVQYAPKISPSSSCNRTDVTECFCEVDGNPSPELEWHLSGRPVTNSSDTFISEERLSSTVLRSSITLHQSLTHTSLQCVGNNTHGTERKLFQLLPSVSHSNHSSVMIGVAVAAVLVIMFCVITWICVRLSTKWKAQNEAADTYASLQLSAPPSEYETLNIKRDDTQ